In the Anaerolineae bacterium genome, CTGGGCGCTGGGACACCTGGGGCACCACAATCACGGCATGATGTATGACTTCAGCATGTTCGGCGGCGTGCCAGTCGTCCCTCATCTGCACGGCGGCCATACCGAGTCGGATAGCGACGGCCTGCCCGAATACTGGTGGACGCCCGGATACCACACTGATCCGGCCGACCCCCTGTTCAAAGGCCCGCGTTTCGTTAAGAGCCTGTACCGCTACGACAACGATCAGGAGGGCGGGACTCTGTGGTATCACGACCACGCCCTGGGTATCACCCGCCTGAACGTGTACGCCGGCCTGGCCGGTTTCTACTTCCTGCGGGATGCCAACGAGCTGGCTCTGATCGACGATAACCGGATTCTCTCCGGCGACTATGAGATCGAGATCGTGATCCAGGATCGCATGTTCGCCGCCGACGGCTCGCTGTTCTACCCCGCCGACCCGGCTATGGCGATCGCTATGGGTGCGATCAACCCGCCCGACCCGACTGCCTTGCCAGAGTTCTTTGGTAACTTCATCCTGGTCAATGGCAAGGCCTGGCCGGTGCTGGATGTGGAACCGACCAAGTACCGCTTCCGCCTGCTTAACGGTTCCGACTCGCGCTTCTACAGCCTGTGGATCAACACTGGCGCAACTGATGCCGTCAACGGCCCGCTGTTCACTCAGATTGGCTCAGACGATGGTTTCCTCAATGCGCCTGTGCCCCTGAACCAGCTGACCCTCGGCCCCGGCGAGCGCGCCGACGTGGTGGTAGACTTCGCTGGCTGGCAGGGTCAGACGTTGATCGTGCGCAACAACGCCCGTGTGCCATTCCCCAGGGGAGCGACGGTCAATCCCCGGCTCGATGGCCAGATCATGGCCTTCCGCGTGGGGCAAACCACGTCAGCACCTCCAGTCACGTTGCCAGCGATACTGCGCTCAACACCATACACCATCCAGGAACCGCCTGTCCGAACACGCCAGCTGGTGCTCTTTGAGGCAATGGACAAATTCGGTCGGCTCCAGCCACTGCTGGGGATCATCGATCCGGCGTCACCCCTTGACGGCACGCTGCTATGGGACGAGGCTATCACTGAAGTGCCCAACCTGGGGGATGTTGAAATCTGGGAGATCTTCAACGCTACGGTGGACGCCCATCCGATCCACCTGCATCTGGTGACATTCGAAGTGCTTAACCGCCAGAAGTACACGGCGACGATCCTGCCCAAGAGCAACATCGACCCGCTGCACCCGAACGATCCGCCGACCCTGGGCGGCAAGCTGACCAACATCCAGCTCAAGGGACGACCCACCCCTGCTGCGGCCAATGAGCGCGGCCCCAAGGACACCGCTCAGATGTTCCCCGGCGAAGTGACGCGGATCAAGGTCAGATTCGACCGGCCAGGGCGCTATGTCTGGCACTGCCATATCCTCTCCCACGAGGATCACGAGATGATGCGCCCCTATTACGTGGGCATCCACCCGGCTTGGTTCTACCCGCAATCCGCCGCCTACTGGGCTGAGCACAGGATCGAAGGGGCGAACAGTTTCGACTTCCACTGGTTGCAAATCGGCCGGCTTGGCAGCGAGGAGGTCTTCCTGCATGGGCTGACTTACGGTGCGGTCATGACACCCGGCGGCAATGAGTGGCACGCCCTGGCCCGCCAGGTCATCACCGCGCGGCTAAACGTCCTGGCCGGGGTAACGCCTCCGGCGGCAATCCAGACCGTGCTGCAGTCGGCCACGGCCCAGCTCACGGCCAAGACTCCGAACAGCCTCAGCGAGGATGACAAGGCCGCCTTCCTGGCCTTCGCCAGCGCGCTGGCGGGCTTCAACGGCGCTTAGGCAGGATTTTCCAGTAGAAGTTATAAAACGGCAGCCGGGGAATTCGCGCCCGGCTGCCGTTCGTGATTCAGCCCAGCATTTCGCGGTAGACGGCTACCGTCTGCGCCGCAATCTGTTCCTGGGTGAAGCGGGCCAGGACGCGCTCCCGCCCCTTGCGGGCCAACTCGCGGCGCAGGGTATCGTGATCGATCAGGTGGCGCAGCGCATCCGCCAGCGCCGGCGCATCCCCCTCCGGTACGATCAGCCCGGCGTCGCCAATCACCTCCGGGATCGCCCCGCTGTCGGAGCCGACCGGCACCACACCGCAGGCCATCGCCTCCACCAGGACCCGGCCAAACTGCTCTTTCCAGTTGGGGCGGGTCAGGGAGGGCAGCGCCAGGACATCCAGCTGGCGGTAAAAAGCGGGCATCTCCGCGCTGGGCAGCGGCCCGGTGAAGGTGACGCGCTCCCGCAGGCCCAGCGTAGCCGTCAGCCGTTCCAGCGCGGCGCGTTCCGGCCCACCGCCGACGATGTCCAGCCGCCAGTTGGCGATGCCGTTGCTGAGCAGCCTGGCCAGCGCCTGCAGCAGCACATCGACGCCCTTCTCCGGGACGAGCCGCCCGACAAAACCGAGCGCACGTGTCCGCCCGGTGAAGGGCTTTTCCAGCGGGTGGAACAGCGCCGGATCGACGCCAAACTGAGGGATGACCGCCAGGGGGCCACGGTAGCCTTTCTGCCGCCAGATCTCAGCGGCGCTGGCCGTGCCCGCGATGGCATAGTCGACATGACGCAACGTCCACGCCTCCCCCAGGGCGAACGGCAGCGGATAGCGGCGGGGCAGGTTCTGCCAGCTAAAGAACAGGCTGCGCGCCCCGGCCCGCCGGGCCAGCCACAATGTCTGCCAGGTGGCGACGTTGTACGGCTCTTCATCGATATGAACGATATCCGGCGCAGGCTCGAACCAGCGGCCCAGGCCAGGATAGTAGTGCACATGGAAGTGGCCGTTGAAGCGGATGGGGTTGACGACCAGCCGGTAGCCGGTTGTATAGCTGCGTTCCAGCGGGGTCTCGCCGCGCTCGTCCCGCCAGGCGGGGGGAACCACCACCGTCAGGTCTACCCCCAGCCGGGCGATTTCTTCCAGCTTGCGCTGGTAAACGCCAACGATGCAGGCTTTTGAGAGCATCAGGACGCGCATGTGGTCTCCTTGCCCCCGCCCGGACGGGGCCAGACGTGCGGCATTGCGCCGCAAGTATACCGCAGGCAGCCCGCTGACGTAGGAGTCGAGAGGCCGAATCAATAGCCCTCCGGCAGGGGGGGCCGGAGGGCTGAACAGCGCGTGAAGGATACACGCGGTTAGAACCGGGCTTTATGCACCCTTCTTGTTCACCGGGATGGTCACCGGGCGGGCTTCCGGCGCCTTGGGCAGGGTGAGGGTCAGGATGCCATTATCAAAGGTTGCCTCGATGCCCTCCACTACCACCGGCACATTCAACCGCAGGACACGGCGGAACTGGCCCTGCGCAGCGCGTTCGCGGATCAGGTAGCGGACGTTTTCCACGTTGTGGTTAAACTCGCCCGAAATGGTCAGGACATCATCTTCCAGGTTGATGTTGATCGCCTCAGGATTCACGCCGGGCACAGAGGCCAGGATCACGACCGCGTCGTCGGTCTCATAGGCATCCACAGCCAGGCGGTAGGTTGCGCCGTCGCCATTCTCGCTGCGCGGAAACTCCCGCAGCATTTCGTTGGCCATCTCGTTGAACAGTTCCATCGTACGCCAGGGATTGCGACGAACCATCAGAGCCATAGCATTTTCCTCCTCATTAATCCGGGCAGCCAACCGCCTTGAGCGTGACTGCGCGGTTCTTTTGTTCCGTTTACTGCCCGGAACTATAGCGGGTCTGTATCAGAGGCACGTAGGCGGCGCATAAACGTTTCATAGGAAGGCCGTTGGAGTTATGTAAAATCCGGCCCGGCAGCGCCGATCCCCTGCCCGATGACACGGCTGCCTGTCACTGCCCGGCTTGTACTTCGCTTGCTGCTCGGCCCAGCACAGCACGCAGCCGCCCTTCCAGCTCGGCCAGCATCAGGGCCGTCGCCCCCCAGACCACCTGCCCGGCCACGTCGTAGTAGGGCACGCGGCAGCGCACCCCCGCCAGGATCATCTCCTGCTCGCGTTTGCGGGCGTCATCCAGCAGATCGGCCAGCGGCAGTTCCAGCAGGCCGACCACCTCCGTCGGATTGGGGTGGAACGCTGGCCGTTCCGCCAGCACGCCGAGGACCGGCGTGACCACAAAACCGCTGGGCGGGATGTACACCGCGGCCAGTTCGCCCAGCACCCGCACCGCCGCCGGGAGCAGGCCGATCTCTTCGTATGCTTCGCGCAGCGCGGCGGCAACGGGCGAGCCATCACCCGGTTCCAGCGCCCCACCGGGGAAACCAATCTGCCCGGAATGGACGCCGGGATCAGGGGCGCGGCGGATCAGGACGGTCGTCAGGCCGTCGTCCGCCGGGTAGACCGGCACCAGCACGGCGGCCTGGCGGGTCAGAATATCAGGCG is a window encoding:
- a CDS encoding multicopper oxidase domain-containing protein, with translation MLTRRNFIKLSTAVGAALMLPWQEALQVLAQMPALLNPATQPQFVNPMPVIKAAGLRVDATSGGTYTVRMAPTTQSLGLVNPLTGTPLTTPVWGYSVDGYTPVTYPGATFVARKDVPLNIQWVNALAVRHHLLPVDSTLHWALGHLGHHNHGMMYDFSMFGGVPVVPHLHGGHTESDSDGLPEYWWTPGYHTDPADPLFKGPRFVKSLYRYDNDQEGGTLWYHDHALGITRLNVYAGLAGFYFLRDANELALIDDNRILSGDYEIEIVIQDRMFAADGSLFYPADPAMAIAMGAINPPDPTALPEFFGNFILVNGKAWPVLDVEPTKYRFRLLNGSDSRFYSLWINTGATDAVNGPLFTQIGSDDGFLNAPVPLNQLTLGPGERADVVVDFAGWQGQTLIVRNNARVPFPRGATVNPRLDGQIMAFRVGQTTSAPPVTLPAILRSTPYTIQEPPVRTRQLVLFEAMDKFGRLQPLLGIIDPASPLDGTLLWDEAITEVPNLGDVEIWEIFNATVDAHPIHLHLVTFEVLNRQKYTATILPKSNIDPLHPNDPPTLGGKLTNIQLKGRPTPAAANERGPKDTAQMFPGEVTRIKVRFDRPGRYVWHCHILSHEDHEMMRPYYVGIHPAWFYPQSAAYWAEHRIEGANSFDFHWLQIGRLGSEEVFLHGLTYGAVMTPGGNEWHALARQVITARLNVLAGVTPPAAIQTVLQSATAQLTAKTPNSLSEDDKAAFLAFASALAGFNGA
- a CDS encoding glycosyltransferase family 4 protein translates to MRVLMLSKACIVGVYQRKLEEIARLGVDLTVVVPPAWRDERGETPLERSYTTGYRLVVNPIRFNGHFHVHYYPGLGRWFEPAPDIVHIDEEPYNVATWQTLWLARRAGARSLFFSWQNLPRRYPLPFALGEAWTLRHVDYAIAGTASAAEIWRQKGYRGPLAVIPQFGVDPALFHPLEKPFTGRTRALGFVGRLVPEKGVDVLLQALARLLSNGIANWRLDIVGGGPERAALERLTATLGLRERVTFTGPLPSAEMPAFYRQLDVLALPSLTRPNWKEQFGRVLVEAMACGVVPVGSDSGAIPEVIGDAGLIVPEGDAPALADALRHLIDHDTLRRELARKGRERVLARFTQEQIAAQTVAVYREMLG
- a CDS encoding Hsp20/alpha crystallin family protein; translation: MALMVRRNPWRTMELFNEMANEMLREFPRSENGDGATYRLAVDAYETDDAVVILASVPGVNPEAININLEDDVLTISGEFNHNVENVRYLIRERAAQGQFRRVLRLNVPVVVEGIEATFDNGILTLTLPKAPEARPVTIPVNKKGA
- a CDS encoding CoA pyrophosphatase; translated protein: MPRLVIPLSVLEAALRLPGFDVEAARQPMHLIPNLRRTALPPDILTRQAAVLVPVYPADDGLTTVLIRRAPDPGVHSGQIGFPGGALEPGDGSPVAAALREAYEEIGLLPAAVRVLGELAAVYIPPSGFVVTPVLGVLAERPAFHPNPTEVVGLLELPLADLLDDARKREQEMILAGVRCRVPYYDVAGQVVWGATALMLAELEGRLRAVLGRAASEVQAGQ